The Meriones unguiculatus strain TT.TT164.6M chromosome 1, Bangor_MerUng_6.1, whole genome shotgun sequence genome has a segment encoding these proteins:
- the Nudt2 gene encoding bis(5'-nucleosyl)-tetraphosphatase [asymmetrical] translates to MALRACGLIIFRRHLIPKMDNSTIEFLLLQASDGIHHWTPPKGHVDPGENDLEAALRETQEETGIAASQLTIIEGFRRELSYVAREKPKTVIYWLAEVKDYDVEICLSHEHQAYRWLGLDEACQLAQFKDMKATLQEGHQFLCSAPA, encoded by the exons ATGGCCCTGAGGGCATGTGGCTTGATCATCTTCCGAAGACACCTCATTCCCAAGATGGACAACAGTACAATTGAGTTTCTGCTGCTGCAGGCATCAGATGGCATTCATCACTGGACCCCTCCCAAAG GCCATGTGGACCCTGGAGAGAATGACTTAGAAGCAGCCCTGCGAGAGACTCAGGAGGAAACAGGCATAGCAGCGAGCCAACTGACCATCATTGAGGGCTTCAGAAGGGAGCTCAGTTATGTGGCCAGGGAGAAGCCTAAAACAGTCATTTACTGGCTGGCAGAGGTGAAAGACTACGATGTAGAGATCTGCCTCTCCCACGAGCATCAGGCCTACCGCTGGCTAGGGCTGGACGAGGCCTGCCAGCTGGCTCAGTTCAAGGATATGAAGGCAACGCTCCAAGAGGGACACCAGTTTCTCTGCTCTGCACCGGCCTGA